In Setaria viridis chromosome 5, Setaria_viridis_v4.0, whole genome shotgun sequence, the genomic stretch GGGTTCTAGAATCAAAAGGGATGATCGATGCCCGTGAACTTTTGTCTTGTATAGTATTCAGGATCGTTCAGATTCTATGCCTGGTTGATTCTTATGTGATCTTGTCAGCTTCATCCATCAATAACACCAACCGGGTTAAAGAAATTTCTGCTACTTAGATTTCAAACGGATTGGGGATTGAATACCACCCAAGTTCCTGAAGTTACTGGACTGCTCTGATGCTGCTAGCCTGCAATGGTTGAGATTGAGATTCTAGGTTTTATTCATAAGCCTATCAGTCCTGTCGATTTTCTTTGTTAAAGTCGATTCTGAATTGACAAGTAACATACACCTTGTTTTGGACAATCTTAGGCCAGACTAGAAAATACAAAATAGCTGACACTCGTCTTGTTTCAGTTTTCAGTATTGTTGATTACACGTAGTTTCAGTTTCTTTTTGGCCTCATGTAATGGGGATGCAGCAATTCTTCGTTAGTTTTTATCAAGTGTCACTTGTTGATCTGCAAATTGTTTTGTCATACATATTGCATATTTGCACGAGCATTTGAATATTATGGCGTATAATGCACTAGGGTGGAGATCATGTCAGACATTCACACAGTCGTTTAGTCTGAATCCGTGACACTGTATTATCCAGATCCTACAACACTCGTGTGCTCAAAGCGAAAATCTGGACTGGAAGTAGAAAGGCGTCCCAAGAAGAGCAAGCCTCAAGAGAACAGACCGGCTCTTTCAAAACGAAGGGATGATGTCCTTAGCGAAGAAATCGTCCTTAGTTTGAAGAGAAGACTCAGATTGGACGACACAATTCCAGCGAAGAAGATTAAGCAAGTAGAGTACGGCTCAGGTGAGTGACAATTGCCAAATTCTCAAGTGTTGACTAACTAGTGATTCATATTTATATTCCTATACAAGCCAGAACATATTCTAAACCCTTTTCTGTTTGCTCCTGCATTATTCGGTGATGAATCGACGGAGCAGACACACAGCAGCCGGTTAAATTCTCTTGCAGCTTTGTAAATGCAAATGGAAAGCGGCCACGGGATGAGATGATCACCTCACTTTCATGTAAAAGAGTTCGGTGATGATGGTGACAAAGGAGGCGCACAAGTCTTTGAAAACAGAAGTCACGCATCGGTTCACTCGAGACATCCTCTGGAGCTGAGGTAAATTGACATGCCCTGTTGTATGTTCCGGAGGCCATGTAGTCTTCAACGAAGAGCCATGGATTTTTGTTCGGAGGCAGCTGTTGTATGCTGTAACTGGAAAAATGTTACCTGTGAATATCACAATGCTTGTTATTAACTGGAATTACCTTCAGAATCCTAGCAGTAAGACGTGCAAGTCCATTTGCTGCTTGACAGCAGCTACAGTGATGTTTTAAGGCCACGTACTGCGGTACTGGCATGCTTTAAGGCCATATATGACGTGTCGTCAGAACTTGAATTATGTTATTCAGTTACAGCAACTCCTCCATCAGTTCTATGACATTTAATAACAGGATCGGTGTACGTGGTTTGAACAAAGCGAAATACATACATCAAATCTTCAGCAAACTcaattctcgaaaaaaaaacttaagcaAACTCACAATAATGCATATTTGGAGCCAGAATGCAAGTGCATGTAAAAATTAGTAAGTAGATGAACACATTCAATGGATGCACCAGCTTGTCAGTAAAACTTCAGGGTGAGTTCACTCAGGCCCAGAGATCTCCTTCAGCACACAACTTGGTAAACCAAGAGCCAGATTAGCCACATTGAGTACGCGTCCACCACTATAAAAACCTGACCTCTTGATATTTACAATGAACAAACAAATTATCAAGCTACAACAAAGACAACAAAAGGATTTTGCAAGACCGACAGAGTTTCCAACTGGTGGACAAAATCTACAGCCTACACTCCTCTGATTCGAGACCTTGCATTGTGAAACCAAAATGCCTATTGCAAAATGAGCCACTTGAAATCCAGTAGATGCAAGTTTTGACCTCAGTGGAAGGATGAAACCCATCCCGTTATATTAGGAAAAGTGGGAGTGCGTTGAGTTGGACAATATGCTTGTTGCTCCTGCTGAACTACGAATAACTTATCTTCCCTTATTCAATTGTGCCTTGAACTCCCATCcaataagttttttttctatGAAACTATCCAATAAGTTTTCCTTGCTTAATTCTGAATCTTTCCATGCATAGCTGACACAAAAGGGGTGATCATGCCATTGCGACCAAGATCTTTCAGGCCTCAATTTCGTCACCAACAAAGATCGATTTTAGTTCTTTTGTGAAATGATTGAACCAGTCTGAAAGAGAAGCAAACGGCAGGAAACCAGTCAAGGCTGGGATAATAAACCCCAGCACAGCATAAAATACCCACCGACGAATCCAATATGGGAACCAAACAACTTCCTTGCTGTGAGATACTGATATAGGACCATGAAGAACACGGTACAAGACAGATGGATAACAATTTCCAAGTAGATGGATGGAACAAAGAACCTCCCAGCATATGAGCCAGATGTTCCCATCACCACCAAGAGTGTTGGCACAGAACCTTCCAGCAATGCCGCACATAACTCCCAAAAGAATGAAGTTGAAAGTTACTGGCATATTTGATCCAGACACCGCAGAACGCTGGAATGCTAGCCAAGCAATTGCCATAATCATTACTATGCCAAAGCCCATACGTGTTGCTGCTATGAAATGACATCTTAGGAAGAGCAACCCGGAATTGAAATTTGACACTGAATTTGGCATCCACCATGATTTAGGTCCCTGCATGAGGGGCAAGAGAGAAAACCTTTCTGATTACCACACAGGTTTGTTATGATTGTATTGTTCATTGACCAccgatgcaaaaaaaaaaacaaaacaagacagatgataAGCTTACCCTTGAAGTGGCTGAGCATGCTGCTGTAATATCAGTTATTCTTTGGTATGAATAGATATAAGTTCCATAACCAAAGCATACTGACATGATAATCACTGCACTAACAAGAAAATCTATTAGTGTCCTCAGTATTTGTGCATGCCTTGTGTCCTGCATCTGAGTCTTGAATTTCTCCCCTCGGAAGGAAGCTTTCTGAAATCCCAAGGATATTTTCATCTTTTCTAACATGTGTGAGTAGGAGTTAAGTTCTAGTTGAGACTGTTTTAATTGCAATTTTCTCATGCTAAGGCCTATCTCAAATTCCTTGAGCTCGTTTGACCGTGTTTGCTCTTTTAAAGATCTCTCAAATGCATTAAGGATGCGCTGATCAGCTTCAGGAGAAGATATGCCACGAGTGCGGCGAGTCAGCTGCTGATTGCTTCCAGCATAAAGAACAAGCCGACTTTCCACTGAGTTCAAAACATCCTGCCTGATTTCCTGTGGGGGATTTTGTGGACCACCAGTGCTCAAAATGCTTGCTGCTGCAGAGTCTTCATGCTTAGAAGAACATTGGGGAATAGGACTTTGTTCAAAGACAGGCATCTCATTAACAAGATGAAGCGTCGTCAGTGTGCTGCTGAATGATTTCTCAAAATTTTTCATAAAACTCTCTAACTTATCACCATATATCTAGACAAAAGGTAAGTGAAAGACATCAGGAATTTTAGTAAAAACTGAGCTGTGCGATGATAAAGGGAACTATGCTTACATTTCTCAATGATTCCTTCACAGCCGATGTACATATCTGCATCAATAGTCCACACTCAGTTTCAGACTAAATTTTTTTGTGGTTTTGTATATACTTTTGGTCGAATTGTAGTACAATAACCTTGGAAAGGAGTGCAGGTTGTAATCTTTCCCCTGAATGATTCTTCACATTGACAACCTGCAGTAAGTGAAGGCATCTCCTTATTGCCATGAACCAAAAAAGACTTAACTAGTGCATAAAATATGATGTGATCATGCTAACATCAAGCCGTATGATGGTGAATTGGTGAAATATAGGATGTGCTTTGTTTCACTCTGTGTGTATTGATGGTGTAGCTATGCATGTGAACTCAAGAGTGGATGAACACATGACACATTCTGAGCAGATAATCACAACGATAGTTCATAGGATGGGTAGGAGAAAAGGCATCACAAAAATTTTAGTGGTCACTATGAATTTGCAATGTAAACATGTTTGACTTTAAATTGGTCAGCAAATGTTGCGATACTGATTTTGTAATACTACTTATTGTGGGAAAGCACTAGGTCTGCATAGCCCATACAGGCATAACAACAATTATGCTCCATTTCTCTCCTCTTTGAACCCATAACCAGTGAATATGAAAATTGTCTCAGTTTTGGCACTTCCCTGCATTCATGTGACTGTTTTGAAGCAGAAAAGGGTAATTCTCATGATCACTAACATCGAAGAAGGCACAAGTCATACAGAAGGGGATAACAATTAATTCTGTCGACCTGGGTTGATATTCAACTCATCCACTGGCCTAAATAGGAATCTAACTAATATCCAACATCCTGAAACAATGACAAGCAGGGGTCAGGGGAGCTATCTGGCAACTAGCAAACGAACCCGAATAGCTTCGAATCCCAAGCTCACAGAAACGCGAAAAAAATGACCATTTCTCAGCCACCGGCCCCAAGCTGCCACATCTCATTTGACGCGGCATTGCTCAGTACAAACTACTACAATCACAACGAAAACGAAATTGATTTCGGTAGTTCACCATGCGCCTCTTTCCGATTTGTAGCTATGCCTCGTCGGTAACAGCATCGCAATTAAGTACTACTAGAACGCTTGTGAAAGTAAAAATAAGGACACAAACATCGCTCGAGCCCTGACGATCCCTGGAAATGGAACGCACCTGCGCTAGGACGGCCGCGAACGACATCCCCAGGGGCAGCGCGAGGTCGTCCtgcacgccggcgccgcccgcgcccctaGCGGGCAGGGTTGGTGGCTCCTGCCGCCTTCGTCGCAGCCGGAGCCGGACCCCCCTGCGCAGGCGGGTGGCCCGGGAGGCAGAGCCGCCCGCGGAGGaggccgacgccgccgaggAAGACgcagcgtcggcgtcggcgtcggcgccggaggGGTCGCCGGATCGGTGGAGCCAGCCCGTGTCCATCTCGGCGGGGGGCCTGCGGACGGAGCAGACCGCAGACGGTGACCTTGTGGGGGGGGGGTTGGCCGGTGGCCTTCTGGGGTGTTCCTTTCTTCAAGGCAGGCTCCTGTCCCGTGATTCAGTTCCGTTTTGACTTCCTCCGTTGGGACGAGGACGGACGGGCGTGGGAACGGGAAAAGGGTGCGCCGAAGCGGCGTGGGAAATTACCGCGGGCGGCCGAATTAGCCGTTGTAGTAAAATTCTTGGAAACTTATTACAGCTCGGCAATTtgattttttgaattttttttaagattttGTCATTTTGGGAAAGGCAAACGGCGGAGAAGGGGAACAGGCACCGCGCCGAGAGACGGAGAGGGTGGCGCAGGTCTTGTGTTGATATGGGCCTGCGCGTGCCTGATCCGGCGGCCCAACGCTACTCCGGGCCCAGATTGCGGGCAGCCGGCCGCGTCCAGACATTAAAATTTTCTACTGGTTAGATCCAAAAGCGAAGAgctacaaaaaaaattatagcagTGGAGATGCGGGGTATCGATCCCCGTACCTCTCGCATGCTAAGCGAGCGCTCTACCATCTGAGCTACATCCCCAATGATGTCGGCACAATTCATAAAGTTATTCTAGTACGTTTATTATATAGATTTTTCCTTTGGCCACCGACATAACTACAACCTCGTAATCTGTGTATAAAAGTTGTCATGCAATGAAAGTATGTAGAATTATGATGTGGATTGCGAGCTAATCCATGGGCCACAATATATGGAATTATTGAGGGACATACGGCATTTGTGTGGCACCATCTATTTTAGCTTATGAAGTAATAAGAGATGCCCTAATCTCTTCGATGAGTAGACCAATGCTAGGATCAAAGCATATCATTACTGGTCACAACCACTTCCACTAGGGCCACCACAGGCGATGTTAAAGCCAGGCCCGTCAACGTTCCCACCAAGAACGGCAGCGTTGCAGCACTTTGGGCACCGTGACTCCCAACCTAATGGGCATGTCTTTTTTGTCAATCCTGTTGGCACCGATCGCTAAATATGCCTTTAATACGGCCGATGCATTATTGCCTTGCGTACAGCCATTGCCCATAAACCATATTGGTGCGTGCAAAACCATATTGGTGTGTGCAAGTCATGAGGTCTCGAGTTGTGCACCGCACCACCTACCTCATTGATATAGCTCTCTGGAAAGAAGGTCGGGACCAGAGTGTATCGGAAGTAGCCGATAGGTGTTTCATTCAAATATACTCACCATCGTTGCTAACCTGGAGCCTTGTGTATACTCATGGTGATGTAGGCAATGGCGAGGGGGGGGGGCAACGGTCCCCTCTGACTTGTAATTTTCcattgaaaattttgaattttatCGAATTTTAGCATTGTTGGTCCTGTaaccatagaaaaaaaataagttctTGGCTTCGCCCTAGACGCAGGATACACCATCATATGTTATGGAGGAGCGATGATCTTATTAATCGTAGAACGAACCAAGGGTAATGGCAAGAGAGGTTGAAGCACTTCCTCCGCTTGCCACCATCAATGTGCATGCAGTCAGGTCTTTTATTATTTGTGGAAGATCAATTTTTACATGGACAAATTAGACCCTATTCTTAGTAACTAATTGTGCTAGTGTGTTACGCACTAGAGGTTAGGATTGTCATTTCCAAAGAAAAAGTTGCTGGCCTGCATGTGCACGAGTACACGGCGTACCTTAGGAATTCTATCGGGTGCTTGTGGGGTTGTTTCACGTGCGTGGTATATACTAGtatatactccctctatcccaaattatgatttgtttttgttttgactgttttagatacataatttttattatgtatcatttttattatgtatctagacataatatatatttaggtgtagatcaaaagctatgtacttacaaaagccaaaacgaatactaatttgggatggaaggagcAGCTCGCAAGACATATCAACTGTTCTATGGATACGTAAGGAGAGCACGTACCATAATTAAGCTCGGCATCAATCTGGTTGGTGGTATTTGGCAGGAATTCTCCAGGCGACCAACCCAATTCCTATCCACGGTTCCAGCGATAAGGCGATGACAGTGCTGGTAGTGGATGACTCGACTCAATTTTGGTCGGCCGCTACGATGGCAGCAACGGCGATGCGCCGTGGTAAGGCCAGTCCAAATCAAGCACCACGGCGAACTACAAGCACACGTATGGATCCACGCGATAAAATGAAAATGAAGTGAGATTTTAAGTTTTAATACCGAAGGCAAACCTAGTACTACCTCCCCTCTCCTTTATTTGACGCCGGCTAGCTCAAATTTGAGCTAATGAACGTAAAATAAacaagaacggagggagtagcattaATTAAAGATCAACAGTCAACTTTCATGTAATCAATCTTGTTAACTAATAATATGTAATTCTTTTGACAGCCTAAGTGGTAGGAAGCTCAAATATAAAAGATGGGCTTTTctaaacaaaaataaatatagAAGGTGGTAGTAGCTCCCACAGTTCCACTCCTATGCCATTCGTGCTCCAAAGGGTGGTGCAGTACCGCGGTCAGGACCAGATTGGCGGCGAGGCGGCAATCGGTAGCTGCAATCTCTCTTTAATTAGGGTTCGTTTGGTAGGGTTGTGGCTGTGGCTGAAACGGCTCCAGCTGTGGCTTTTTTGGCGTAGTAGCTTTTTTTAGCTCCAGCTTGTTTGGTTGGAaaaatgtttggcaaaacggcttctcttGGTAGTTTAAAATGGATAAGAATATAAAATGTTCATGATgctcctctcttttttctttcattttttctcatctcttcttattctttttttccttccttttattCTCATCTTATCCATTCATCTCTGCCAGATGGCCATCCATCTCTATCCTTTCTGCTCCCCGCCGACTGTCCTGCCTCCTGTTGGCTACCTCACCCCTGCCGCCGTCGAGCTCTCCCCCGCCCGCGACTCATCCATGCCGCTGTCGAGCTCCCCCCGCCCCCAATGCGCCCACGCCGCTGTTGAGCCCCGCAGCCCATTCACCTACGACTCGACGACCTAGTTGGAAAGTCCTGCTAAAGGGGACCTTAATCTATTCAAAGTTGCGTTGCAGCCTCGCAGCTAGCTGGCGCGTAAATCGATAATTAGCTTGGACGAATTGGTAGAGTGTATGGGTTTGTAAAAGAGCGTAATCTGAATTTTGTGGTTATTGGATAGGGGGTACTTTAGGGTCGGTTGCCGTTTTTCACTCTACATGTACGCACACATATCTTATGCTAATTAGTCTATCTACACTACTAGAACTAGTTGCCTGTATCTACTCAAAGACACCACGGTAACAGTTGTATCGAGATGGGATTGTGTGCATGCCTCCGCGTGGACATACAACCCATCACCATGTACCCGCCACAACGGCACGACGAGGAGATGACGAGCGGCCTAGCGGCGGCCGTGGAGGGGCTGGTTGAAGAAGCTAAAGCTCTTCTCAAGGTTAATGGAATCTGGTTATTAGCTCAGCGATCCGTTATTGTCGCAGCTTTATAGGCGGGCCGCGGGTGGAGTTCTGGGTGACGAAGCGACGCCAGCTCGCAGCCGCTCTATCGTGTGCCATTACATTGCTCGTGTAGTCGTGTGGGGTTGGGGTCGGTAGGAGTTGGGCCTGCGGTTAACACATTTGGATGCCTTGCTGTGTAGTTGTCAAGCATCCTTGAGAGTTCCCGCTGGCATTTTTGTAACTGCTCAAACTAACGTATAGCAAGCCCTTACTTTCGATCTGCTAAGCTGTATGAGGTGAGATtttacaaaaataaaagaaaatagaatGGAGATGCGGGGTATCGATCCCCGTACCTCTCGCATGCTAAGCGAGCGCTCTACCATCTGAGCTACATCCCCTTGTCCACTTGGTGATCCGCATTAATTAAATTTATTGATTATTTCCAATTGGCTAGTCTTACGCGGCGCCATCGGTCGTCTTCGATCCCGGGCTCCTTTTGTGCTTTATCTTGGTCTCGAAGCACTTGCATGACGACGACCTAAATCATTTGCTGCTTTGTGCTTTGCATGTGGCGGCCGTCAATCTAAGTGCAACTCGGCGGCAGTCCAACACGCTTGGCGTCGATCGATATTAAGCGGAGAAACAAGCTAGCAGGAACGAAGCTTCCTCCTCTCGATCGACCTGCTTTTGGCTCGTTGTTTACAGGAGAGAATTTTGGATGCATTGTCACAGCGGCATAGGGCGGAGCTTCAACTTCTCCAACGCCACCAGAGACACAGAGGGGATCTGAGTCTATCTCCGTCAGCTACTCCGCTTATGGCTCTTGGGCGGTCGAAAAAGCAGAGGAGAAACGTTGGCCGAGGGCTGTGATCTGAGCCAGGCGCTATCTCAGCGCGGCTCGCCCTTCGCCCGCCCGGCAGATCCATCGCTTACCGGGACTGCTGCTGCTACGGGCGACCAGGGGAAATGAAGGAAGACAAAACGTAAAGAAACGGATGATTATTCCTCCTCCCGCCGAGATCCGACGTGGTGACGCGGCGTCCGTACGTGCTGCCGCGGCGGTCAAACCGATCGCGCCACGCGTCCCTGCCCACCCGGCTGCCCGTACGTATCGGGTAGCGCCTCCCTCTCTCTATACGCATGACCGGGCAGCTGGATTGCAGCTCGCGAGGCCGGCAGCCTAGTAGGTTTGGTTATTCTAGTCTTAACTGAGTAGCCAGGTCGAGCAGGGCTGATCCGGGGAAGGCAAAGCAAGCCAGAAGCGACGCTCATCGGCCCGCCTGCAGCCGTACCGCGCCTGCAGGGGGAGGGGTTGCCGTGGTGCCCCCACCCTGTCCCCTGTGTCATTCTGTTTTGACCAGAAAATTAGAAGGAAGACCACTGCTGATATCATTTTTAGTCAACCGCTTTGGACTCTATGTGCTACTTCATCACCTGCATTCGTTTGGTTGTGGCTTTGCTCAAGCGTGCTTGCATGATCATATTGCACTAGATCGACGGTGGCCTCTCTAAATAAACAGTAAAAATAGCTAGGGACGTTATCATCTCACTAAACTTATAAGATGATTTTACGGTAGACCAGACCAATAATCTACCGTGGAAAAAGCTGTGGGCTCACGAATCGTAGTCACACCATGCATCTCCCTGCCACATGTCGGCACACCGGTAGGTAGCAGCTAGCAGTGCACTAGGGCTCCTCCATTTCAAAACGACCGGGCGTCATCTAGTGCAGGGCATGAGGGCACACCAACGCACACTCTCTCTCCATCTGTCAGAAGATCTCCACCAGCTCGCCGTGATGACGCCGTCTATGTAAGGATCATGGGTGCTCAAGGCTTGTCCATCACCGCTTGTTCGCTTCACCTACATCGAGCTTCCTCCCCATTTCTGCATTTCTGCCTTCATAAGCATCTCCATCCTTTCTCTGACTGATCACTAGCATTATCTTGGAACAGGACACTGTCAACGTCCACGCATTTCGTCAATTGTTGGTACTACTCATTCATCTTCTTTGAAAATTACTACTCATGCATCTGAGTCATAAACTATACATCAACCATAATTTGTTTCTCTGAACAAGTGGGCTGGGCGGGTGAGACAGTCGTTGTTAATTTCAGAATCCGGGGATCTGATGATGAGCCGGAGCCCCGATTTCGATTAGCTAAACTTGCATCAATGTATAGATCACAAGTCCTTGTTAATTTGATACGTAGATGTTCAGTAGAAGAGCAAGTGGGTGGTGAGATCAATGGttgttttttcttgaaaatgCTGTGATCACCAGTCGTTTTTAATTTGACGCTCACATGCCTGCATGGAATCGAGAAGCAGGGGCTTTCAAGCTTGAGAGATCGAGCAGGGGGTTCCATTCGTGGACCAACCGAACGCATGGAGGAGCACCAGTCAGCGGCTCACGCCACGCCCGAGGCCGAGCAGCAGCCGCAGGTGGAGCTGGCGACAGCCGTCGCTCCAGCGGCGGAAGAGGACGGTGATGGGCCGGCCGAGGGTGGGgacggctcgccggcggcggcggagaccgcATTGCttggccggccgcggcggacggGGCTTCACCTTCTCGTCATGAACATCCGGAGCGTGTTCAAGCTCGACGAGCTCGGTGCCGAGGTGCTGGGCATCGCCGTGCCGGCGTCGCTGGCGCTCACGGCCGACCCGCTCGCCTCCCTGATCGACACGGCCTTCATCGGCCGGCTGGGGTCCGTGGAGATCGCGGCCGTGGGCGTCGCCATCGCCGTGTTCAACCAGGTGATGAAGGTGTGCACCTACCCGCTCGTCAGCGTCACCACGTCCTTCGTCGCCGAGCAGGACGCCATCCTCAGCAAAGGCGCCGCCGCCAAAGTCGTcgacggagaagaagaaggggaaaatccAGGTCAGCACGCTGCTGTTGCCGCCACGGACCCGGAGAAGCAACAGTCACCTGAAGAAGCCGCCAAGAACGGCGACTCCAACGCTGAGCCCAGCgaggcgccgccggccgagctcgccggcgccgaagAATGCGCCCCGGCCGTCATTGGCCGGAAGGGCTGCAAGAACAGGAAGTTCGTGTCGTCCGTGACGTCAGCGCTGATCGTGGGCGCGTTCCTGGGCCTGTTCCAGACCGTCCTCGTCGCTGCCGGGAAGCCGCCGCTGCGCCTGATAGGCGTCAAGCCTGTCAGTCACTGCGGCCGCAAACGGCGGCGACGTCCCCAGATTTGTCGCTGCAACCCATGCGAAATTCTTACGCATCAAGTGCTGACCAATTTTCAGGGTTCGTCGATGATGATCCCCGCGCTGCGCTACCTGACGCTGCGCGCACTTGGCGCCCCGGCGGTGCTCCTGTCCCTCGCCATGCAAGGCGTCTTCCGAGGCTTCAAG encodes the following:
- the LOC117858234 gene encoding uncharacterized protein translates to MGSPPLTVHLRRSSFSSPPGDTVAIAVDGSSGVDLARVGLALGLDPASVRPNGYFLSRGPGHVCSAVTWRALLDFFAARGLPTGADAAAPVAVDGKPAAPPASTSDPTTLVCSKRKSGLEVERRPKKSKPQENRPALSKRRDDVLSEEIVLSLKRRLRLDDTIPAKKIKQVEYGSDTQQPVKFSCSFVNANGKRPRDEMITSLSCKRVR
- the LOC117858233 gene encoding protein CPR-5, with product MDTGWLHRSGDPSGADADADAASSSAASASSAGGSASRATRLRRGVRLRLRRRRQEPPTLPARGAGGAGVQDDLALPLGMSFAAVLAQVVNVKNHSGERLQPALLSKICTSAVKESLRNIYGDKLESFMKNFEKSFSSTLTTLHLVNEMPVFEQSPIPQCSSKHEDSAAASILSTGGPQNPPQEIRQDVLNSVESRLVLYAGSNQQLTRRTRGISSPEADQRILNAFERSLKEQTRSNELKEFEIGLSMRKLQLKQSQLELNSYSHMLEKMKISLGFQKASFRGEKFKTQMQDTRHAQILRTLIDFLVSAVIIMSVCFGYGTYIYSYQRITDITAACSATSRGPKSWWMPNSVSNFNSGLLFLRCHFIAATRMGFGIVMIMAIAWLAFQRSAVSGSNMPVTFNFILLGVMCGIAGRFCANTLGGDGNIWLICWEVLCSIHLLGNCYPSVLYRVLHGPISVSHSKEVVWFPYWIRRWVFYAVLGFIIPALTGFLPFASLSDWFNHFTKELKSIFVGDEIEA